The Acidimicrobiales bacterium genomic sequence TCGGTGGTCGGCGTGCAGTTCCGGCGCCAGGGGCGCGCCGGCCAGGCCACCCTGGTGGTCGACGGGGCCGAGGCCGGCTCGGTGGCCATCCCCTTCGTGATGTCGGTGATGTCGAGCATCGGTCCCAGCGTGGGCTTCGACCACGGCTCGGCGGTCAGCGACCTCTACCAGGCGCCGAACCCCTTCGCCGGCGACCTGCGCCGCGTCGACATCGCGCTCGTCCGCCCGCCCCGCGCCGACGACGGCGACGCCGCCGCCGCCGAGCGCCGGACCATGTCCCGCCAGTAGACCCGAGGAGCACCGATGCAGACCCTCCGCACCCCCGACGAGCGCTTCGCCGACCTCCCCGGCTACCCCTTCGCCCCCCACCACGCCGAGATCGACGACGGCGAGGGCGGCTCCCTGCGGGTCCACTTCCTGGACGAGGGCCCCCCGGAGGCGGCCCCCGTCCTGCTGCTGCACGGCGAGCCGTCGTGGAGCTACCTGTACCGCCACATGATCCCGCCCCTGGTGGCCGCCGGGCACCGGGTGATCGCCCCCGACCTGGTGGGCTTCGGGCGCAGCGACAAGCCCACGGCCATGGCCGATCACACCTACGCCCGCCAGGTGGAGTGGGTGCGCCAGCTCCTCTTCGACCACCTCGACCTGCGCGACATCACCTTCTTCGGCCAGGACTGGGGCGGCCTGATCGGCCTGCGCCTGGTGGCCGCCGACCCCGACCGCTACACCCGCGTCGTGGTCGGCAACACCGGGCTGCCCACCGGCCACGGCCGGCCCAGCGACGCCTTCCTGGCCTGGCAGGCCTTCTCGCAGGAGGCCGAGTCGTTCCCGGTGGGGGCCATCATCAACGGGGGCTGCGCCACCGACCTGGCCCCCGAGGTGATCGCCGCCTACGACGCCCCGTTCCCCGACGACAGCTACAAGGCCGGGGCCCGGATCTTCCCCGCGCTGGTGCCCACCTCCACCGACGACCCGGCCTCGGCCGACAACCAGGCGGCCTGGGAGGTGCTGTCCCGCTTCGAGAAGCCGTTCGTGTGCGCCTTCAGCGACAAGGATCCCATCACCACCGGGGGCGACGCGCCGTTCCGGGCCAAGGTCCCCGGAGCCGCCGGCCAGCCCCACACCACCATCGAGGGCGGCGGCCACTTCCTCCAGGAGGACCGGGGCCCCGAGCTGGCCCAGGTGCTGATCGACGTCATCGCCGCCACCTGAACCGAGCGCTGGTCCACGCCACCGCGCTCCTCGGGCGCCTGCCCCTCGTCACCAAGGACCAGCGGCTGCACGCCGCGCCCGAGGCACGGGACGACGTGACCCTCACCTGTGATCGGGCGGGCGGGCGCGGCGGAGGTCGGCCCGACCCCGCGGAACCTCGGCCGGCTCGGCGGCGTCATAGGGTCCGAGCGACGTCGGGAGGCGCCATGGAGACCGAGGCGGGCACCACCACCGAGCCGGAGCGGTGGGCCGCACCCGGCCGCCCCGCCCCATGGCGGCTCCGGGCCACCCTGGCCGGGGCCGCCGCGGTCGTCGTCCTGGTGATCCTGGCCCACGGCGAAGCCGCCACGCGGCCCGGCGACGGGGAGGCGCTGCTCGCCGCCGTGGTCGGAGCCGCGAGCCTCCCCGCCCTGGCCGCCCTGGCCGGCCGGGCCCGGGGCCGGGTCGCACCGGGGCTCCTGCTGGCCCTGGGGGGCGTGGCCGTGGTGGCGGTGGGCAGCGGGGTGGGCCGGGCCCGCCGGGTCTCGCTGGTCCTCGCCCCCGATGGCCTGTCGGGCTCCTCCCAGCGCATCCTGCAGACGTGGTGGCCGGTGGTCGTCCTGGGCCTGGCCCTTGTGGCGGCGGGCGTGGTGGTG encodes the following:
- a CDS encoding haloalkane dehalogenase, producing the protein MQTLRTPDERFADLPGYPFAPHHAEIDDGEGGSLRVHFLDEGPPEAAPVLLLHGEPSWSYLYRHMIPPLVAAGHRVIAPDLVGFGRSDKPTAMADHTYARQVEWVRQLLFDHLDLRDITFFGQDWGGLIGLRLVAADPDRYTRVVVGNTGLPTGHGRPSDAFLAWQAFSQEAESFPVGAIINGGCATDLAPEVIAAYDAPFPDDSYKAGARIFPALVPTSTDDPASADNQAAWEVLSRFEKPFVCAFSDKDPITTGGDAPFRAKVPGAAGQPHTTIEGGGHFLQEDRGPELAQVLIDVIAAT